A stretch of the Ostrea edulis chromosome 9, xbOstEdul1.1, whole genome shotgun sequence genome encodes the following:
- the LOC125658603 gene encoding monocarboxylate transporter 2-like isoform X4 yields the protein MQKTILLAAFMVNFLGSSLGYSAGIIHLGLLKKFPEFSSEVTWAGSLFTSVFCLAGPISAMVINTSSCRSAMFIGSVLNVVGFMISSFSPRIEIILFFYGIVAGIGQSMVYSASVVVVGYYFHENPSVATGVVVSGTGVGVTVFPIFTEFLLTTYGIDGAFLLLSAVSLQTCVFIMCIRIHHLERRGGKRSQTLSWRMKKIVNGIRGIFLNRAFCFLCISILCWSTSLNTSVLFLPQYYISTGSSQWQAAFLMSLFGIINCLSRTITGLAASDPNVDGKILYMGSYVILGLCTSFLPLTGASFAGKIFYSIILGLYSSGVWSLLTTISVEIVGLKQMSTAFGIEMLTSGVGFLVGPIIGDIAKTQTGGYTTVFVISGIFYAMAAVFGVMMILTMSKTDFHRSKQRMMRNNETEVMINNSEKEEVNNDNEKDDDHIKNIEIEDREK from the exons ATGCAGAAGACTATTCTTCTAGCCGCCTTTATGGTCAATTTTCTTGGATCAAGTTTAGGGTATTCTGCTGGAATTATACATCTTGGATTATTGAAGAAATTTCCTGAGTTTTCTTCTGAAGTCACCTGGGCAGGATCCCTTTTCACTAGTGTTTTTTGTTTGGCTG GACCAATCTCAGCTATGGTGATAAATACCTCGTCCTGTAGATCTGCCATGTTTATTGGGTCGGTCCTTAACGTCGTTGGATTTATGATATCAAGTTTTTCGCCCAGAATTGAAATCATTCTGTTTTTTTATGGAATTGttgcag GTATTGGTCAGTCCATGGTATACTCAGCCAGTGTTGTTGTCGTAGGCTACTACTTTCACGAGAATCCTAGTGTAGCGACAGGGGTGGTGGTATCAGGAACTGGTGTCGGAGTGACTGTGTTTCCAATATTTACGGAATTCCTCTTGACAACGTACGGAATCGATGGCGCTTTTCTTCTTCTGTCCGCAGTGAGTCTACAGACTTGTGTATTCATTATGTGCATCAGGATTCATCATCTAGAGAGAAGAGGAGGAAAAAGATCACAAACTTTATCATGGCGGATGAAGAAGATAGTGAATGGCATTCGTGGAATTTTCTTAAATCGGgcgttttgttttctttgtatcAGTATTTTATGTTGGAGTACAAGTCTTAACACGTCAGTACTGTTTCTGCCCCAATATTATATCAGTACAGGTTCTTCTCAGTGGCAGGCAGCTTTTCTCATGTCCTTGTTTGGAATAATTAACTGTTTGTCCAGAACTATAACTGGTCTAGCCGCGTCTGATCCGAATGTAGATGGAAAAATCCTATACATGGGATCCTACGTCATTCTTGGTCTGTGTACATCATTTCTTCCATTGACTGGGGCTTCTTTTGCTGGAAAAATTTTCTATTCCATAATTCTTGGATTGTATTCTAGCGGCGTTTGGTCGCTTTTAACCACTATTAGTGTTGAAATCGTTGGCCTCAAGCAAATGTCAACAGCTTTTGGTATTGAAATGCTCACCAGTGGTGTAGGATTTCTAGTTGGGCCAATTATTGGAG ATATTGCTAAAACACAAACTGGAGGCTACACTACCGTTTTCGTGATCTCTG GTATTTTTTATGCGATGGCGGCAGTGTTTGGGGTTATGATGATACTGACAATGAGCAAGACTGATTTCCATCGAAGCAAACAAAGGATGATGAGAAATAATGAAACCGAAGTCATGATAAACAATTCTGAAAAGGAGGAGGTAAACAATGATAATGAAAAAGATGACGACCATATCAAAAATATAGAAATAGAAGATCGTGAAAAATGA
- the LOC125658462 gene encoding E3 ubiquitin-protein ligase MSL2-like encodes MNPLNIYVATCRYVMSARFADRDTWVDLYRYLPYLRRSLGCYVCRNLAVNPHSPSHKNCQHFVCKHCIGGRMKLKPQCSWCKKYEGFVENTQLRIVIVGFKRICHVIHSSPIMTALRENNSNGENDNLIQIIEEGLEFQDNFKMCSPIPLPPVLFPSQPPEVKKSLEVPKVELVEPLASTSETKSEQEDNLSPPVLEKSREFDKELEVNVDVETHELSPTTSEELIDVCKLPSPNEQDNLLKRKREPVLSFEAFQNTKLLEHRLLAVNCIGPKGGNLRISSTPIVEMSVKKSKHSSNPSDIKICKCGRGGTNSRLTCLGQRCPCYIKKLPCINCKCRGCRNPRKATASNSEILSNNNNISDSSSSLDAKVSQNENICVVKK; translated from the coding sequence ATGAACCctttaaatatttatgtagcaacatgtCGGTATGTCATGTCCGCACGTTTTGCCGATCGCGACACTTGGGTGGATCTTTACCGATACCTCCCGTATCTTCGACGGTCACTTGGATGTTATGTATGCAGAAACTTGGCTGTTAATCCCCATTCACCATCTCATAAGAACTGTCAACACTTTGTGTGCAAACACTGTATTGGTGGTAGGATGAAACTGAAGCCACAATGCAGTTGGTGCAAAAAATACGAAGGATTCGTAGAAAATACCCAGCTGCGCATTGTAATTGTTGGGTTCAAAAGAATATGCCATGTTATTCATAGTTCCCCAATCATGACAGCCTTAAgggaaaataattcaaatgggGAAAACGATAATcttattcaaataattgaagaggGCTTAGAATTTCAAGACAATTTCAAAATGTGCTCACCGATTCCATTACCGCCAGTATTGTTTCCTAGTCAACCACCCGAAGTGAAGAAGTCATTAGAGGTACCAAAGGTAGAACTTGTTGAGCCTTTAGCTTCAACTTCAGAAACAAAAAGTGAACAGGAAGACAATCTTTCACCACCCGTATTAGAGAAATCTCGAGAATTCGACAAAGAACTTGAAGTTAATGTTGATGTTGAAACACATGAATTGTCCCCAACAACATCAGAAGAACTTATTGATGTATGTAAGTTGCCGAGCCCGAATGAACAAgacaatcttttaaaaaggAAGAGGGAGCCAGTTTTGTCTTTTGAGGCTTTTCAAAATACAAAGCTGTTAGAACACAGACTACTTGCAGTTAACTGCATTGGACCAAAGGGGGGTAACTTAAGAATCTCTTCAACTCCCATTGTTGAAATGTCtgttaaaaaatcaaaacattctAGTAATCCCAGTGACATTAAAATTTGCAAATGTGGCAGAGGTGGAACAAACAGTCGATTGACTTGTCTAGGCCAAAGATGTCCATGTTATATAAAGAAACTACCATGCATCAACTGCAAGTGTCGAGGGTGCAGGAATCCAAGAAAAGCAACTGCATCTAATTCTGAAATCTTATCAAACAACAATAATATTTCAGATTCCTCATCTTCATTGGATGCAAAGGtttcccaaaatgaaaatatttgtgTTGTAAAAAAATGA